One Bufo gargarizans isolate SCDJY-AF-19 chromosome 4, ASM1485885v1, whole genome shotgun sequence DNA window includes the following coding sequences:
- the DYNLT1 gene encoding dynein light chain Tctex-type 1, whose amino-acid sequence MDEFQTTEESSFVVDEVSNIIKESVESAIGGNAYQHNKVNQWTTNVVEQTLSQLTKLGKPFKYIVTCVIMQKNGAGLHTASSCFWDNSTDGSCTVRWENKTMYCIVSAFGLAI is encoded by the exons TCCTCATTTGTTGTAGATGAAGTGAGCAACATCATTAAAGAG TCAGTAGAAAGTGCCATCGGAGGAAATGCTTACCAGCACAACAAAGTCAATCAGTGGACTACCAATGTCGTGGAGCAAACTCTGAGCCAACTTACAAAACTGGGGAAGCCATTCAAATACATCG TTACTTGTGTGATCATGCAAAAGAATGGTGCCGGTCTTCATACAGCGAGTTCTTGTTTTTGGGATAACTCAACGGATG GAAGCTGTACTGTGAGATGGGAGAACAAGACGATGTACTGTATAGTCAGTGCCTTTGGACTTGCAATTTGA